A single window of Herpetosiphon gulosus DNA harbors:
- a CDS encoding transcriptional repressor, with translation MAIMQPEERARRLLRELEHHGYRPTPQREAVCWALARHGGHPTAAEIVEVVKQHGIGQATVYNTITTLEKLGVIQPMPLNTDEHTRYDLDTTPHMNFVCSQCGAIIDCHAPQLDLMLAQIASTAGATFESANVVVYGRCERCKN, from the coding sequence ATGGCAATTATGCAACCTGAAGAGCGGGCGCGTCGCCTATTACGCGAATTGGAACATCATGGCTATCGGCCAACGCCGCAGCGCGAAGCGGTTTGTTGGGCGTTGGCTCGTCATGGCGGGCATCCTACTGCTGCTGAGATTGTCGAAGTCGTTAAGCAGCATGGCATTGGTCAGGCCACGGTTTATAACACGATTACAACCTTGGAAAAGCTGGGGGTTATTCAGCCAATGCCGTTGAATACCGATGAGCACACCCGCTATGACCTCGATACAACTCCGCATATGAACTTTGTGTGTTCGCAATGCGGCGCGATTATCGATTGTCATGCACCACAGCTTGATTTGATGCTGGCACAGATCGCCTCAACCGCCGGAGCAACCTTTGAATCAGCCAATGTGGTGGTCTACGGGCGTTGCGAACGTTGTAAAAATTAA